One segment of Rhodanobacter thiooxydans DNA contains the following:
- a CDS encoding NfrA family protein, producing the protein MKRPWPIHCALALFALAPAWPLHAAGQEPAAGGSRYRQFLVYPHRQAGYAAMRSGDERTAVAEFERARTLAPQDIDTALDLAGAYRHFGHAVQASQVLDEQRRYTPDDPRLRVAAPVATAAAVDCARDNRPTCRAQRGFDDLQVGDLARAQAELDARDFARSPEGRALRHALVQRAIYLGDRQRAVAQLAELETSDKLSADERGQWFNLLLQLGELDAARQLQARGGLDAPAQDLAMAAALDQRGDRKRLAAYMAARQPAFTSEKDERQWLDLLASVARDRPGLLFRYATRHPANAVLQARLSVPLAMARGDSTTAQRMLSRLPGGSLHEERFSLALQQGRHAEAGQQAEALIAQPEGYRLLDPLSYRLIEAGARGEAKHLLLGAYPFAGNPGRAALLSRLAVLASEQPTLFSPDDRTRLRQPLESVPLRVAQVPILGALRDCDGIRQVMADLSPDYPAGLWRQLGDCYGNDRPGLAEYAYAEARRRQPGSDITRALAYQAYSAQDYATALQAWRSVPAAHMQPADLLAAATTALTVDDPAVARSWLDTYAVRGGRQDHNYWWLRAQADEPGDPALARVDLENAVAMHADPRYYARLAALQSRAGEAQQALLSLQRASALAPDDSRLAASLGYAYLQAGAPDEAVAQFERAHRANPDDPGLTRQLLYVHQQLGDDAQAQAYAAQAIDQLGPAVASDAGNDGTEREDTEQQRYSLRRLHEDLGRKWRFNADMTLGDTVSSAANAAAPGVSYRSYLQLEAQYRFDPHLTGGDANTLAAYARVFAGSGAAGSVWPVHSPMLGVGLHWKPLVTQNVVLSIEQQTPAGNSRDTHNDTMLRASGSWSFSPRLSDDWHVTGSGWLTQNFYVDIARYLRARQTVFTADYQLGWHRKLVDGQTVEPYVHVQYTGIDRAHGAGYARDTRAGVGVQWNLWYGETRYDAYPHRFSIAVEGQHAFTSYLRENNAVFLIARTQW; encoded by the coding sequence ATGAAACGGCCATGGCCCATCCACTGCGCGCTGGCGCTGTTCGCGCTGGCGCCGGCGTGGCCACTCCACGCGGCGGGACAGGAGCCGGCCGCCGGCGGCAGCCGCTACCGGCAGTTCCTGGTGTACCCGCATCGACAGGCCGGCTACGCGGCCATGCGTAGCGGCGACGAGCGCACCGCGGTGGCGGAGTTCGAGCGTGCGCGGACGCTGGCGCCGCAGGATATCGACACGGCACTGGACCTGGCCGGGGCCTACCGGCATTTCGGTCATGCGGTGCAGGCGAGCCAGGTGCTGGACGAACAACGCCGCTATACGCCGGATGACCCGCGGCTGCGTGTCGCCGCACCTGTTGCCACGGCAGCGGCGGTCGACTGCGCTCGCGACAACCGGCCGACATGCCGCGCCCAGCGTGGCTTCGACGACCTGCAGGTGGGCGATCTTGCCAGGGCGCAGGCGGAGCTCGATGCCCGGGATTTCGCGCGCAGCCCCGAAGGCCGCGCCTTGCGCCATGCACTGGTGCAGCGCGCGATCTACCTCGGTGATCGTCAGCGCGCTGTCGCGCAGCTGGCCGAACTCGAGACGAGCGACAAGCTCAGTGCCGACGAGCGCGGCCAGTGGTTCAACCTGCTGCTTCAGCTCGGCGAGCTGGATGCGGCGCGCCAGCTGCAAGCGCGCGGCGGGCTGGATGCGCCGGCGCAGGATCTGGCCATGGCCGCGGCCCTCGACCAGCGCGGCGACCGCAAGCGGCTGGCCGCCTACATGGCCGCCCGCCAGCCCGCATTCACCAGCGAAAAGGATGAGCGACAGTGGCTGGACCTGCTCGCGTCGGTGGCGCGAGACCGGCCGGGGTTGCTGTTTCGCTATGCCACGCGCCACCCCGCCAACGCGGTGCTGCAGGCGCGGCTTTCGGTGCCGCTGGCGATGGCGCGCGGCGACAGCACGACGGCGCAACGCATGCTGTCGCGATTGCCCGGCGGAAGCCTCCACGAAGAGCGTTTCAGCCTGGCTCTGCAGCAAGGCCGCCATGCCGAGGCCGGGCAACAGGCCGAAGCACTGATCGCGCAGCCGGAGGGCTACCGCCTGCTCGATCCGCTCAGCTATCGCCTGATCGAGGCCGGTGCACGCGGCGAGGCGAAGCATTTGTTGCTGGGTGCATATCCGTTCGCCGGTAATCCGGGCCGGGCAGCTCTGCTGTCCCGCCTGGCGGTGCTGGCCAGCGAGCAGCCGACGCTGTTTTCGCCGGACGATCGCACGCGCCTGCGGCAGCCGCTGGAAAGCGTGCCGCTGCGCGTGGCGCAGGTTCCGATCCTGGGCGCCCTGCGCGACTGCGACGGGATCCGCCAGGTGATGGCCGACCTCTCGCCGGACTACCCGGCCGGACTGTGGCGGCAACTCGGCGATTGCTACGGCAACGACCGGCCCGGCCTCGCCGAGTACGCCTACGCCGAGGCCCGCCGACGCCAGCCAGGCAGCGACATCACCCGCGCGCTGGCTTATCAGGCCTACAGCGCGCAGGACTATGCCACGGCCCTGCAAGCCTGGCGTTCGGTGCCGGCGGCGCACATGCAGCCGGCCGATCTGCTGGCCGCCGCGACCACCGCGCTCACCGTCGACGACCCGGCCGTCGCGCGTTCCTGGCTGGATACGTATGCGGTGCGGGGCGGCCGGCAGGACCACAACTACTGGTGGCTGCGCGCGCAGGCCGACGAGCCGGGCGACCCGGCGCTGGCCCGGGTCGATCTGGAAAATGCCGTGGCGATGCACGCCGATCCGCGTTACTACGCGCGCCTGGCGGCCCTGCAAAGCCGGGCGGGCGAAGCGCAGCAGGCGCTGCTTTCGCTGCAACGTGCCAGTGCGCTGGCACCCGACGACAGCCGGCTGGCCGCCTCGTTGGGCTACGCCTATCTGCAGGCGGGTGCGCCGGACGAAGCGGTGGCGCAGTTCGAGCGCGCGCACCGGGCCAATCCCGACGATCCCGGATTGACCCGGCAGTTGCTGTACGTGCACCAGCAGCTGGGCGACGACGCACAGGCGCAGGCCTATGCGGCGCAGGCGATCGACCAGCTCGGTCCCGCCGTTGCCAGCGACGCCGGGAACGACGGCACGGAGCGGGAAGACACGGAGCAGCAGCGCTACAGCCTGCGTCGCCTGCACGAGGATCTCGGCCGCAAGTGGCGCTTCAACGCGGACATGACCCTGGGCGACACCGTGTCCTCGGCGGCCAACGCGGCGGCGCCGGGCGTCTCCTATCGCAGCTACCTGCAGCTCGAGGCGCAATACCGCTTCGACCCGCATCTCACCGGCGGCGACGCCAATACGCTGGCGGCCTACGCGCGCGTCTTCGCCGGCAGCGGTGCCGCCGGCTCGGTGTGGCCGGTGCATTCGCCGATGCTCGGCGTGGGACTGCACTGGAAGCCGCTGGTCACGCAGAACGTGGTGTTGTCGATCGAGCAGCAGACGCCCGCCGGCAACAGCCGCGATACCCATAACGACACCATGCTGCGCGCCAGCGGATCGTGGTCCTTCAGCCCGCGGCTCAGCGACGATTGGCATGTGACCGGATCGGGCTGGCTCACCCAGAACTTCTATGTCGATATCGCCCGTTACCTGCGCGCCAGGCAGACCGTGTTCACTGCGGACTACCAGCTGGGCTGGCACCGCAAACTGGTCGACGGCCAGACCGTCGAACCTTATGTCCATGTGCAGTACACCGGCATCGACCGCGCGCACGGCGCGGGCTACGCGCGCGACACCCGCGCCGGCGTCGGCGTGCAGTGGAACCTGTGGTACGGCGAAACCCGCTACGACGCCTACCCGCATCGCTTCAGCATCGCGGTGGAAGGACAGCACGCCTTCACCAGCTACCTGCGCGAGAACAACGCGGTGTTCCTGATCGCGAGGACGCAGTGGTGA
- a CDS encoding glycosyl transferase family protein, with protein sequence MWWLDAFSTYLYGLSVAVIAIALLMLVSGLDDLFIDIAYWLRRLWKSMVVYQRHEHTNYHELYRPAEKPLAIMVPAWNETGVIGHMAELAATTLDYENYHIFVGTYPNDPDTQRDVDEVCARFPNVHKVVCARPGPTSKADCLNNVLDAILQFERRARMTFEGFILHDAEDVVCAHELRLFNYLVDRKDLIQLPVYPFARQWNNFTSLHYLDEFAELHGKDVPMREALAGQVPSAGVGTCFSRRAVLTLIEAGNGIAFDVQSLTEDYDIGLRLKAKGMEEIFVRFPVLRYQRHDAGESLLGQSWRESNVICVREYFPDRLATAVRQKSRWIIGIVYQGYRTHGWGHGWVLNYFLWRDRKGAISNFVSFAAMLILLQLVMLWLLQQVWTEAPRFVSIFEGQPWFDLVLTANIALMGNRMLQRIIFVSGYYGVKQGLLSIPRLLWGNLINFLANWRAIRQIIKCGDPRRVAWDKTTHDFPSIGGENRAKRSLGEILVANGVVSAQELREAELHRIDGLQLGSSMVHESRITAAQLACSIAEQIGVGCESVDFAGLSRALLDVLPACLALHYAVLPLRHEGRTLVLASESYIDPVSLAAIARQLDRPVRYVIAHKGQVAVGLRCRYAHACRHERDPYRLLDDATRSGRIRGDRVTSLWDSYVSRQVMLGEILVAQGHLDAVAFRSLLLSHARSPQPLGKFLVEQGVINQETLDRMLALQATLQPDIDLLLDLEAAMPVRSLAPAEEAA encoded by the coding sequence ATGTGGTGGCTGGATGCATTCTCGACCTATCTCTACGGCCTGAGCGTGGCCGTCATCGCGATCGCCCTGCTGATGCTGGTCAGCGGCCTGGACGACCTGTTCATCGACATCGCCTACTGGCTGCGTCGGTTGTGGAAGTCAATGGTGGTCTACCAGCGGCACGAGCACACCAACTATCACGAGCTGTACCGTCCGGCGGAAAAACCGCTGGCGATCATGGTGCCGGCCTGGAATGAAACCGGCGTGATCGGCCACATGGCCGAGCTGGCGGCGACCACGCTGGACTACGAGAACTACCACATCTTCGTCGGCACCTATCCGAACGATCCCGATACCCAGCGCGATGTCGACGAGGTGTGTGCGCGCTTTCCCAACGTGCACAAGGTGGTGTGCGCGCGGCCGGGGCCGACCAGCAAGGCCGACTGCCTCAACAACGTGCTGGACGCCATCCTGCAGTTCGAACGGCGCGCCCGCATGACGTTCGAGGGCTTCATCCTGCACGATGCCGAGGACGTCGTGTGCGCGCACGAGCTGCGGCTGTTCAACTACCTGGTCGACCGCAAGGACCTGATCCAGCTGCCGGTCTACCCGTTTGCGCGGCAGTGGAACAACTTCACCAGCCTGCATTACCTGGACGAGTTCGCCGAGCTGCACGGCAAGGACGTGCCCATGCGCGAGGCGCTGGCCGGGCAGGTGCCCAGCGCCGGCGTCGGCACCTGCTTCAGTCGGCGCGCCGTGCTCACGCTGATCGAGGCGGGCAATGGCATCGCGTTCGACGTGCAGAGCCTGACCGAGGATTACGACATCGGCCTGCGCCTGAAGGCCAAGGGCATGGAGGAGATCTTCGTGCGCTTCCCGGTGCTGCGCTACCAGCGGCATGACGCCGGCGAGAGCCTTCTTGGCCAGAGCTGGCGCGAGTCCAACGTGATCTGCGTGCGCGAATATTTTCCCGACCGCCTGGCGACGGCGGTGCGGCAGAAGTCGCGCTGGATCATCGGCATCGTCTACCAGGGCTACCGCACCCACGGCTGGGGGCACGGCTGGGTGCTCAATTATTTCCTGTGGCGCGACCGCAAGGGCGCGATCAGCAACTTCGTCAGTTTCGCCGCGATGCTGATCCTGCTGCAGCTGGTCATGCTCTGGCTGCTGCAGCAGGTGTGGACCGAGGCGCCGCGCTTCGTGTCGATCTTCGAGGGGCAGCCGTGGTTCGATCTCGTTCTCACGGCGAACATCGCGTTGATGGGCAACCGCATGCTGCAGCGGATCATCTTCGTGTCCGGCTATTACGGCGTGAAGCAGGGGCTGTTGTCGATACCGCGACTGCTGTGGGGCAACCTGATCAATTTCCTGGCCAACTGGCGCGCGATCCGGCAGATCATCAAGTGTGGCGACCCGCGGCGCGTGGCCTGGGACAAGACCACCCACGACTTCCCCAGCATCGGCGGCGAGAACCGTGCCAAACGCTCGCTCGGCGAGATACTGGTCGCGAACGGCGTGGTCTCGGCGCAGGAATTGCGCGAGGCGGAACTGCACCGCATCGACGGCCTGCAACTGGGCAGCTCGATGGTCCACGAATCCCGGATCACCGCCGCACAACTGGCCTGCTCGATCGCCGAGCAGATTGGCGTCGGTTGCGAATCGGTGGACTTCGCCGGGTTGTCGCGCGCATTGCTGGATGTGCTGCCAGCGTGCCTGGCATTGCACTACGCCGTGTTGCCGTTGCGCCACGAAGGCCGCACGCTGGTTCTCGCCAGCGAGTCCTACATCGACCCGGTGTCGCTGGCGGCGATCGCACGCCAGCTCGACCGGCCGGTGCGTTACGTGATTGCGCACAAGGGCCAGGTCGCGGTCGGGCTGCGTTGCCGGTACGCGCACGCGTGCCGCCACGAGCGCGACCCGTACCGTCTGCTCGACGACGCGACGCGCAGCGGGCGGATCCGTGGCGACCGCGTGACATCGTTATGGGACAGCTACGTGTCGCGCCAGGTCATGCTGGGCGAAATCCTGGTGGCACAGGGGCACCTGGATGCGGTGGCGTTCAGGTCGCTGCTGCTCAGCCACGCGCGCAGCCCGCAGCCGCTGGGGAAGTTCCTGGTCGAACAGGGCGTGATCAATCAGGAAACGCTGGATCGCATGCTGGCCCTCCAGGCGACATTGCAGCCGGACATCGACCTGCTGCTCGACCTGGAGGCCGCCATGCCGGTGCGCTCGCTGGCGCCAGCGGAGGAGGCAGCATGA
- the wecB gene encoding non-hydrolyzing UDP-N-acetylglucosamine 2-epimerase → MQDALIVCGTRPEIIKLAPLYHCMRASDWVRPHWLHTGQHDEMARQMLACFGIVPDISLDRVGDGLHEFSVRCRGLLDSVMSDGSWSLVVVQGDTESTFLGALCGFHHRVPVAHVEAGLRTYDLERPFPEEGLRQMVSRITRFHFAPTERAAQALRAEAIPHEHVFVTGNTVIDAQHWVVRHHRIQRRVEGRGHLLVTAHRRENWGSDLREICHAIADVANRHPELQVLFPVHLNPVVGQPVHAILGGLANVHLSLPFDYLDMQQALVDSWLVLTDSGGLQEEAPTFGVPLLVLRTETERPEAVETGCARLAGTKRESITRQIEALWSDPAAYQSMARAGNPFGDGQASIRIVDVLQNALACGEHLRTAV, encoded by the coding sequence ATGCAGGATGCACTGATTGTCTGTGGCACACGCCCGGAGATCATCAAGCTGGCACCGCTGTATCACTGCATGCGCGCCAGCGACTGGGTGCGGCCGCACTGGTTGCATACCGGGCAGCACGACGAGATGGCGCGTCAGATGCTTGCCTGCTTCGGCATCGTTCCCGACATTTCGCTCGATCGTGTCGGCGACGGGCTGCACGAGTTCAGCGTGCGCTGCCGCGGCCTGCTCGACAGCGTGATGTCGGACGGGTCCTGGTCGCTGGTGGTGGTGCAGGGCGATACCGAGAGCACCTTCCTCGGCGCGCTGTGCGGCTTCCACCACCGCGTTCCGGTCGCGCACGTCGAGGCGGGCCTGCGCACCTATGACCTGGAGCGGCCGTTCCCCGAGGAAGGCCTGCGCCAGATGGTCAGCCGGATCACCCGGTTCCATTTCGCACCGACCGAGCGTGCGGCGCAGGCGCTGCGCGCAGAGGCGATCCCGCACGAGCATGTCTTCGTCACCGGCAATACCGTGATCGACGCGCAGCACTGGGTGGTGCGGCACCACCGGATACAGCGCCGGGTGGAGGGGCGCGGCCACCTGCTGGTCACCGCCCATCGCCGCGAGAACTGGGGCAGCGACCTGCGCGAGATCTGCCATGCGATCGCCGATGTCGCGAATCGCCACCCGGAGCTGCAGGTGCTGTTCCCGGTGCACCTCAACCCGGTGGTGGGCCAGCCCGTGCACGCCATCCTCGGCGGGCTGGCCAACGTGCACCTGAGCCTGCCGTTCGACTACCTGGACATGCAGCAGGCGCTGGTCGACTCCTGGCTGGTGCTGACCGACTCCGGCGGCCTGCAGGAAGAGGCGCCCACCTTCGGCGTGCCGCTGCTGGTGCTGCGTACCGAAACCGAGCGGCCGGAAGCGGTCGAGACTGGCTGTGCCCGGCTGGCCGGTACAAAGCGCGAGTCCATCACGAGGCAGATCGAGGCGCTTTGGTCCGACCCGGCCGCGTACCAGTCGATGGCGCGCGCAGGCAATCCATTCGGTGATGGCCAGGCCAGCATCCGGATCGTCGATGTGCTGCAGAACGCGCTGGCGTGCGGCGAACACCTGCGCACCGCGGTCTAG
- a CDS encoding DUF2334 domain-containing protein: protein MTKSTLVGLSTFKSVIISAALLFAAASSPMTVATPATAVRTTGDRMLPAPPPPPRAALPEKKSTVVSPTTTRLLAPALLQAVNQYAGAPGANPNQNTLVLYDSSGQWGWLGEAYGVMAGNLVTHGSKYTLHPAAAYVAGELGGYTGLVYVGSTYDEPLPTALLDDVLATSKPVLWMNDNIWQLAARASNFAGQYGFTPMFFDFSNALAVTYKGVALQRNALAVPTGLLQTAINDPTRAQVLATASNDVGGTINWATRGANLTYIGEIPFSYTGPNDRYLAAVDLIGKVSNPSMPSRKRALVRIEDVSADADPTELRAIADYLYKKHVPFSVAVIPFYKDPNGVYNNGVPVSTHLYQASGVVQALRYMQSRGGTLLMHGYTHQYSNVDNPYSGVTADDFEFYRAHISTNNYVIYDTPVAEDSALWAQGRIASSQQEFAKAGFTVPNIFEPPHYAASAIDYQVFQPAFTARYDRGLYAAGWCPNGACGTGTPDYTRIYGEFYPYLVRDIYGSVVIPEQLGNVELTEFNHNPPRYPADILYSANCNTVIQDGVQSFFFHPYLSISYLKQIVEGLQAMGYTFVPANTVKQG from the coding sequence ATGACCAAGTCAACGCTTGTCGGGCTGTCGACTTTCAAGTCCGTCATCATCAGTGCGGCACTGCTGTTCGCTGCGGCATCCAGTCCGATGACCGTCGCCACGCCGGCGACGGCCGTGCGCACCACCGGCGACCGCATGCTTCCCGCGCCACCGCCCCCCCCGCGCGCGGCGCTGCCGGAGAAGAAGTCGACCGTCGTCTCCCCGACGACGACCCGTCTGCTGGCACCGGCACTGCTGCAGGCGGTGAACCAGTACGCCGGCGCGCCCGGCGCGAACCCGAACCAGAACACGCTGGTGTTGTACGACAGCTCCGGCCAGTGGGGCTGGCTGGGTGAAGCCTACGGCGTGATGGCCGGAAACCTGGTCACCCACGGCAGCAAGTACACCCTGCATCCGGCGGCGGCTTACGTCGCGGGCGAGCTCGGCGGCTATACCGGCCTGGTCTACGTCGGCTCGACCTACGACGAGCCGCTGCCGACCGCATTGCTGGACGACGTGCTGGCGACCAGCAAACCGGTGCTGTGGATGAACGACAACATCTGGCAACTGGCCGCCCGTGCAAGCAACTTCGCCGGGCAGTACGGCTTCACGCCGATGTTCTTCGACTTCAGCAATGCGCTGGCGGTGACCTACAAGGGGGTCGCGCTGCAGCGCAATGCGCTGGCGGTGCCCACTGGCCTGCTGCAGACGGCGATCAACGACCCCACCAGGGCGCAGGTACTCGCCACGGCCAGCAACGACGTCGGCGGCACCATCAACTGGGCCACCCGCGGCGCCAACCTGACCTACATTGGCGAGATTCCCTTCAGCTACACGGGGCCGAACGACCGCTACCTCGCGGCCGTCGACCTGATCGGCAAGGTGTCCAACCCGTCCATGCCGTCGCGCAAGCGCGCGCTGGTGCGCATCGAGGACGTCAGCGCGGACGCCGACCCGACCGAATTGCGCGCGATCGCCGACTATCTGTACAAAAAGCACGTGCCTTTCAGCGTGGCGGTGATCCCGTTCTACAAGGATCCGAACGGGGTATACAACAACGGCGTGCCGGTCAGCACACACCTCTACCAGGCCAGCGGCGTGGTCCAGGCACTGCGCTACATGCAGTCGAGGGGCGGCACACTGCTGATGCACGGATATACGCACCAGTACTCGAATGTCGACAATCCCTACAGTGGCGTAACCGCTGACGATTTCGAGTTCTACCGCGCGCACATCAGCACCAACAACTACGTCATCTACGACACGCCGGTGGCCGAAGACTCCGCACTGTGGGCGCAGGGGCGCATCGCAAGCAGCCAGCAGGAATTCGCCAAGGCGGGTTTCACCGTGCCGAACATCTTCGAGCCGCCGCACTACGCGGCCTCGGCGATCGACTACCAGGTATTCCAGCCCGCGTTCACCGCACGCTACGACCGCGGCCTGTATGCGGCCGGCTGGTGCCCGAACGGGGCCTGCGGAACCGGCACCCCGGACTACACCCGGATCTACGGCGAGTTCTATCCCTACCTGGTGCGCGACATCTACGGCTCGGTGGTGATCCCGGAGCAGCTCGGCAACGTCGAACTGACCGAGTTCAACCACAACCCGCCGCGCTACCCGGCCGACATCCTCTACAGCGCCAACTGCAACACCGTGATCCAGGATGGCGTGCAGAGCTTCTTCTTCCACCCGTACCTGAGCATCAGCTACCTGAAGCAGATCGTCGAAGGCCTACAGGCGATGGGCTACACCTTCGTGCCCGCGAACACCGTCAAGCAGGGCTGA
- a CDS encoding ferredoxin--NADP reductase, translating into MVAMATEHVIDVQHWNDNLFSFRTTRDPGFRFDSGQFVMIGLETDGRPLLRAYSIASASWEEHLEFFSIKVSNGPLTSRLQHLQPGDPLIVTRKPTGTLVLTDLKPGRHLYLLGTGTGLAPFMSIIRDPDTYQRFDRIVLAHGVRRVEDLAYAHYLEHELPQHEYLGELVREKLIYYPTVTREPFRNRGRITDAIADGVMSQATGLPPLNAATDRVMLCGSPAMLDDLSALLDGRGFQVSPRTREPGDYVVERAFVEK; encoded by the coding sequence ATGGTGGCAATGGCAACCGAGCACGTGATCGACGTGCAGCACTGGAACGACAACCTGTTCTCCTTCCGCACCACGCGCGACCCGGGTTTCCGCTTCGACAGCGGCCAGTTCGTGATGATCGGGCTGGAAACGGACGGCCGTCCGCTGCTGCGCGCGTACTCGATCGCCAGCGCCAGCTGGGAGGAACACCTGGAGTTCTTCTCGATCAAGGTGTCGAACGGTCCGCTCACCTCGCGTCTGCAGCACCTGCAGCCCGGCGACCCGCTGATCGTCACGCGCAAGCCCACCGGCACGCTGGTGCTGACCGACCTCAAGCCCGGCAGGCACCTGTACCTGCTCGGCACCGGCACCGGGCTGGCGCCTTTCATGAGCATCATCCGCGACCCGGACACCTACCAGCGCTTCGACCGGATCGTGCTGGCCCACGGCGTGCGTCGGGTCGAAGACCTCGCCTACGCGCACTACCTGGAGCACGAGCTGCCGCAGCATGAGTACCTGGGCGAACTCGTGCGCGAGAAGCTGATCTACTACCCCACGGTGACGCGCGAGCCGTTCCGCAACCGCGGCCGCATCACCGACGCCATCGCCGACGGCGTGATGAGCCAGGCCACCGGCCTGCCGCCACTGAACGCGGCCACCGACCGCGTGATGCTGTGCGGCAGTCCGGCGATGCTGGACGACCTCAGCGCCCTGCTCGACGGCCGCGGCTTCCAGGTTTCGCCGCGCACGCGCGAGCCGGGCGACTACGTGGTCGAGCGGGCCTTCGTGGAGAAGTAG
- a CDS encoding serine/threonine protein kinase: protein MTCNRVPPVPAGISVDAAPPLLLKADELGRIEIIERAGVRVIRRDVRAARWWAWLAAHRAAAREARALQRLAGIDGVPVLLGWDGRELLRSYIAGIPMQQARPRDRDYYRDALRLLARLHQRGIVHNDLAKEPNWLVCVDGRPALVDFQIAWTRGRRGRLFRLLAREDLRHLLKHKRTYCESALSARQRTMLATPALPSRLWRASGKRLYKLVARRVFGYWDNEGRGRMRG, encoded by the coding sequence ATGACATGCAACCGCGTGCCGCCCGTGCCTGCCGGAATTTCCGTGGACGCAGCCCCTCCTCTCCTGCTCAAGGCCGACGAGCTCGGCCGCATCGAGATCATCGAACGCGCTGGCGTGCGGGTGATTCGCCGTGACGTCCGCGCCGCGCGCTGGTGGGCATGGCTGGCGGCCCACCGCGCGGCGGCACGCGAAGCCCGTGCGTTGCAGCGGCTGGCGGGGATCGATGGCGTGCCGGTACTGCTGGGCTGGGACGGGCGCGAATTGCTGCGCAGCTACATCGCCGGCATTCCGATGCAGCAGGCGCGGCCACGCGACCGCGACTACTACCGCGACGCATTGCGCCTGCTGGCACGGCTGCATCAGCGCGGCATCGTGCACAACGACCTGGCCAAGGAACCGAACTGGCTGGTGTGTGTGGACGGCCGTCCCGCGCTGGTGGATTTCCAGATCGCCTGGACCCGCGGTCGTCGCGGCCGCCTGTTCCGCCTGCTGGCACGCGAGGACCTGCGCCATCTGCTCAAGCACAAGCGCACGTATTGCGAGTCAGCGCTGAGCGCGCGTCAGCGCACGATGCTGGCCACGCCGGCGCTGCCTTCGCGGCTGTGGCGCGCCAGCGGCAAGCGGCTGTACAAGTTGGTGGCGCGGCGGGTCTTCGGCTACTGGGACAACGAGGGCAGGGGACGCATGCGCGGCTGA
- a CDS encoding DUF456 domain-containing protein, with translation MDIALYVLAALLIAGGLAGAVLPALPGIPMLFGGIWLAAAVDGYRHLGLWWLLIIGALGTLGVIVDFVASTLGAKRVGASKMALWGASLGTLLGMFFGIPGLLFGPFLGALAGELASGTSVLRSTHVGIGTWLGLLFGTLVKLVLSFVMVGLFGLAMLFG, from the coding sequence ATGGATATTGCGCTGTACGTACTCGCCGCCCTGCTGATCGCCGGTGGCCTGGCTGGCGCCGTGCTGCCGGCGCTGCCCGGCATCCCGATGCTGTTCGGCGGCATCTGGCTGGCCGCGGCGGTGGACGGCTACCGGCATTTGGGCCTGTGGTGGCTGTTGATCATCGGCGCGCTGGGCACGCTCGGGGTAATCGTCGACTTCGTCGCCAGCACGCTGGGTGCGAAGCGCGTCGGTGCCAGCAAGATGGCCCTGTGGGGTGCGTCGCTGGGCACCCTGCTGGGCATGTTCTTCGGCATCCCCGGCCTGCTGTTCGGGCCGTTCCTGGGTGCGCTGGCCGGCGAGCTCGCCTCCGGCACCAGCGTGCTGCGCTCGACCCACGTCGGCATCGGCACCTGGCTGGGCCTGCTGTTTGGCACCCTGGTGAAACTGGTGCTCTCGTTCGTGATGGTCGGGCTGTTCGGGCTGGCGATGCTGTTCGGCTGA